Proteins from a genomic interval of Flammeovirgaceae bacterium SG7u.111:
- a CDS encoding helix-turn-helix domain-containing protein, protein MNKRQENEYVKRTQQDYSYAFKLSVVAEVERGELGIKAAARKYGIQSHSTVTNWLRKYGNFDWVNKSTLKMPKPKDQKLYELEQKVRLLEKQKKELEKQVEHADKKAVFFDMMIDMAEEEFKLPIRKKSLPEQSIDSRSNKKKG, encoded by the coding sequence ATGAATAAAAGACAAGAGAACGAGTATGTTAAACGTACCCAACAAGATTACAGCTATGCTTTTAAGTTGTCCGTGGTAGCAGAAGTTGAGCGCGGAGAATTAGGCATAAAAGCCGCCGCGCGCAAGTATGGGATCCAATCCCACTCTACGGTCACCAATTGGTTGAGAAAATATGGTAACTTTGACTGGGTGAACAAGTCTACATTGAAGATGCCAAAGCCCAAAGACCAAAAGCTCTATGAGCTTGAACAGAAAGTCAGGCTTCTTGAAAAGCAAAAGAAGGAGCTTGAGAAGCAAGTGGAGCATGCAGATAAGAAAGCTGTCTTCTTTGATATGATGATAGACATGGCCGAAGAAGAATTCAAACTGCCTATCAGAAAAAAGTCTTTGCCCGAACAGTCGATCGATTCAAGATCGAACAAAAAGAAGGGGTAG
- a CDS encoding IS630 family transposase, producing the protein MGILKGGRIDGCPQEWAAEYLYGGRAKKIASLAREGPVTCLRFFAQEVSTKFGKDACGKTVKRILKKSGLVWKRMRNSLENNRDEEMFRFFQQELDCLGQQARQGEIDLCYFDETGISLCPNVPYAWQPVGTANKLPARRGNGVSVLGILDPLANTFTGSYYHGAANSACVIQVLDSFSETIKKKTVLVLDNAAIHKSKDVKGYIEKWKGKGLYLQFIPAYCPELNLIEVLWKMLKHYWIKPRHYTSMKSLIEATLSILQNYGKQYSISFG; encoded by the coding sequence ATGGGAATCCTCAAAGGCGGCAGGATTGATGGATGCCCCCAAGAGTGGGCGGCCGAGTATCTATACGGTGGAAGAGCAAAAAAAATAGCATCCCTTGCCCGGGAAGGGCCTGTCACCTGTCTCCGTTTTTTTGCCCAAGAGGTCTCCACCAAGTTCGGCAAGGACGCCTGTGGGAAGACCGTCAAGCGGATATTGAAAAAGTCGGGTCTTGTCTGGAAGCGCATGCGCAACTCCCTGGAAAACAACCGTGACGAAGAGATGTTCCGTTTCTTCCAACAAGAACTCGACTGTCTGGGACAGCAGGCCCGGCAAGGGGAGATCGACCTGTGTTATTTTGACGAGACGGGGATAAGCCTGTGCCCGAACGTTCCGTATGCGTGGCAGCCCGTTGGCACGGCAAACAAGCTGCCCGCCCGGCGGGGCAACGGGGTCTCCGTCTTGGGCATACTCGACCCGTTGGCCAACACCTTCACGGGGAGCTATTACCATGGCGCGGCAAACTCGGCATGTGTCATACAGGTACTGGACAGTTTCTCCGAGACGATCAAGAAGAAAACCGTACTGGTCTTGGACAACGCCGCGATCCACAAATCCAAAGACGTAAAGGGATATATAGAAAAATGGAAGGGAAAAGGGCTGTACCTACAGTTTATCCCCGCATACTGCCCCGAGCTCAACCTGATAGAGGTCTTATGGAAGATGCTCAAGCACTATTGGATCAAACCAAGGCATTATACCTCCATGAAATCTCTCATTGAGGCCACCTTGTCAATCCTACAAAATTATGGAAAACAATATTCGATTTCTTTTGGGTAG
- a CDS encoding PepSY-associated TM helix domain-containing protein has product MNIGKRIYNILFHTHTVSGIVISVGLYVIFFAGSFSFFRDEIVNWERGHSFPVTDELDVNADTVIQNLGETYQLYGRDIGLRHIYNERRISVSLAVTKDSTAGEEAQSSAFFYMDTSDKSTATYRESYTLGEFLYRLHFFTQIPYPVGYYLSGFTAFFFLFAILTGIIVHWNKIISNFYVFRPWAKLKTLWTDSHTALGLIGFPFQFVYALTGAFFMLKAMVIAPVLFALYDGDQKKLYKDLEYDTPVYELHYKRLPTDVSINSFIDDTKDQWGGFRVTNVQIFNYGDANMHVALSGNIPYENKMNGVGKIIYKVADGSVVYEKDPLLASSYLDIVKNLLYRLHFADYANYGLRIISFVLGLISCYVILSGVMIWLVARDKKNIPEKQRRFNEKVVWWYLAICLSMYPMTALEFIVVKVFQNAGMTFIYQTFFIGWLVLSVFFYFKRSNVFTVKYSLILGSVFGFMIPIVNGIVSGNWLWVSLEKGLQQIWFIDIFWIVLSSLSTIAVFKYLPKRNRILFSIIL; this is encoded by the coding sequence ATGAATATTGGTAAAAGAATCTACAATATATTATTTCATACTCATACAGTTAGTGGTATAGTGATTAGCGTGGGGCTTTATGTTATTTTCTTTGCGGGTTCTTTTTCTTTTTTTAGAGATGAAATTGTCAACTGGGAGCGGGGTCATAGTTTTCCAGTGACAGATGAACTAGATGTGAACGCAGATACAGTCATTCAAAACCTTGGTGAGACCTACCAGCTTTATGGTAGAGACATAGGGTTGCGTCATATTTATAATGAAAGAAGGATAAGTGTTAGCTTGGCTGTTACCAAAGACTCTACTGCAGGTGAGGAGGCTCAATCCAGTGCTTTTTTTTATATGGATACTAGTGACAAATCCACTGCAACCTATCGAGAGTCTTATACTTTAGGTGAGTTTTTATATCGGTTACACTTTTTTACTCAAATCCCATATCCTGTAGGTTATTACCTTTCAGGATTTACTGCTTTCTTTTTTCTGTTTGCCATCTTGACTGGCATTATCGTTCACTGGAACAAAATAATTTCTAACTTCTACGTCTTTCGTCCTTGGGCAAAACTCAAGACATTGTGGACCGATTCACATACAGCGTTAGGGCTTATCGGTTTTCCATTTCAGTTTGTTTATGCCTTAACAGGGGCTTTTTTTATGTTAAAAGCGATGGTGATTGCCCCAGTGCTTTTTGCGCTATACGATGGTGACCAAAAAAAGCTATACAAAGATTTGGAATATGATACGCCAGTTTATGAACTACATTATAAAAGGCTGCCAACAGATGTATCTATTAATAGCTTTATAGATGATACTAAGGACCAATGGGGAGGTTTTAGGGTTACTAATGTACAAATCTTCAACTATGGTGATGCCAACATGCATGTTGCACTTTCTGGGAATATTCCCTATGAAAACAAAATGAATGGTGTAGGGAAAATTATTTATAAGGTTGCTGATGGTAGTGTAGTTTATGAAAAAGATCCGCTTTTAGCTAGTAGTTACTTAGATATAGTCAAAAACCTATTGTATCGCTTACATTTTGCTGATTATGCAAATTATGGCTTGAGGATTATCTCCTTTGTACTTGGCTTGATTTCCTGTTATGTGATTTTATCAGGTGTAATGATTTGGCTTGTGGCAAGGGATAAAAAAAATATACCTGAAAAACAAAGGCGTTTTAATGAGAAGGTGGTTTGGTGGTACCTGGCAATTTGCCTGAGCATGTACCCTATGACTGCCCTTGAGTTCATAGTAGTGAAAGTGTTTCAAAATGCTGGGATGACTTTTATTTATCAAACATTTTTCATTGGCTGGTTAGTATTGAGCGTGTTTTTTTATTTCAAAAGAAGCAATGTTTTTACTGTCAAATACTCATTGATATTGGGTAGTGTTTTTGGGTTTATGATCCCTATTGTCAATGGTATTGTAAGTGGTAATTGGCTATGGGTAAGTTTAGAAAAAGGCTTGCAGCAAATTTGGTTTATCGATATTTTTTGGATTGTCCTATCTAGTTTAAGTACAATAGCAGTATTTAAGTACCTACCCAAAAGAAATCGAATATTGTTTTCCATAATTTTGTAG
- a CDS encoding DUF4198 domain-containing protein, with protein MRKIILTIGVMLFAVVQSFAHYLWIETSAKGEIGKEQEIRVYFGEYTYGVKEKIKGEAYMKVKDFTLWVVDAQGKKIRLNIEPKDDYYAAAFTPDAEGTYTVILDNDKIDVVDFTKYNFGIFKTHYHAVSKIQVGDKANHTVADNAEGVAIKNISEEKGKVKLKVFYKGKALPESEITVFVADQWSKTLETDQNGIASFDLPWKTKYVVEVTKKEEVPGTYKDVAYEFIWHATTVSVNANL; from the coding sequence ATGAGAAAAATTATCCTAACTATAGGGGTTATGCTATTTGCTGTTGTCCAGTCCTTTGCGCATTATCTTTGGATTGAGACCAGCGCAAAAGGGGAAATAGGGAAAGAACAAGAAATTCGAGTGTACTTTGGTGAATATACTTATGGAGTGAAGGAAAAGATAAAAGGGGAGGCGTATATGAAAGTCAAAGACTTTACACTCTGGGTTGTGGATGCCCAAGGCAAAAAGATACGTTTAAATATTGAGCCTAAAGACGATTATTATGCGGCTGCTTTTACTCCTGATGCCGAAGGGACTTATACAGTAATATTAGACAATGACAAAATTGACGTTGTTGATTTTACAAAATACAATTTTGGGATTTTCAAAACCCACTATCACGCAGTCTCTAAAATTCAGGTGGGTGATAAGGCAAATCATACTGTGGCAGATAATGCAGAAGGGGTTGCTATAAAAAACATTTCGGAAGAAAAAGGTAAAGTGAAATTAAAGGTGTTTTATAAAGGTAAAGCTTTGCCAGAAAGTGAGATAACGGTTTTTGTGGCTGATCAGTGGAGTAAAACTCTTGAAACAGATCAAAATGGTATTGCCTCTTTTGACTTACCCTGGAAAACGAAGTATGTAGTAGAAGTTACCAAAAAAGAAGAAGTTCCTGGGACTTATAAAGATGTTGCCTATGAGTTCATCTGGCACGCTACAACAGTTTCTGTTAATGCAAACCTGTAA
- a CDS encoding TonB-dependent receptor, giving the protein MMKRILSVLSILLLLVPSGVLAQNTGIVKGSIYSTNGSPLELINVSIKGTKKGATTNENGLFQIDEVAPGKYSLLVSAVGYELLSTDIEVVAGQTTTVSQLKLKSKSEELAEVTVVGSKNKYVADNTSLSLRQKTEILKLPQNIQVVSSSLLGDQQVTSIMDGLVRNVSGVTMLEHWGHFARVNMRGFRLPAFRNGFNVNDTWGPLSEDMSLVEQVEFVKGPAGFMLAAGEPGGFYNVVTKKPTATPIANVALTVGSFDLYRGEVDLGGALTEDKKLLYRFNGMYQTSDSHRGDEDVQRFAIAPALTYKFSKKTSLTAELNYQQAESYIGAAYVFAPASDGYASVDKNFKMVDTNYPATDISEVTFFADFTHRFSNNWEGTIRYSHLTFDQEGNSTWLVSMADNGDAIRYASIWDALSVGNYAQAFVNGEANTGSVSHTILGGLDFTDKEYWADWSQSVPYTTPFNIYNPTYGYDTPVFDRSKELKDRSESPYNGYKSTAFYLQDELGFLNDKVRLTLAGRYTHVNSNWKDEDDSKFTPRLGLNVDVLPGMTAYALYDQSFIPQGGETKEGEPFVPIIGADIEGGVKKSFFDGRLRTSIGVYQITKENMLVGDPEPDPEYPNAQVQLGEVTSKGFEFDLQGEVAPGLSVVFNYANTNVEITEDTNTERIGTKVAGHAKHVTNGWLTYSFSDNSPVKGFGASLGYQYQVDRSTWAWTADNQSDLPDYFRLDGGLFWGNEKMKVQLNVNNILDEYLYSGANYGSYLYWQSEPGVNGRLRVSYKFK; this is encoded by the coding sequence ATGATGAAACGAATACTTAGTGTACTCTCTATACTATTATTATTGGTGCCAAGTGGTGTATTGGCACAAAATACAGGAATTGTTAAAGGCTCTATTTACAGCACAAATGGAAGCCCTTTAGAATTGATCAATGTAAGTATTAAAGGAACAAAGAAAGGTGCTACTACCAATGAAAATGGTTTATTTCAAATTGATGAGGTCGCCCCTGGGAAATATAGCCTACTTGTTTCTGCGGTTGGGTATGAACTATTGTCAACTGATATTGAAGTAGTAGCTGGACAAACCACTACCGTTTCTCAGTTAAAGTTGAAATCAAAATCAGAAGAGCTGGCCGAAGTAACAGTCGTAGGGAGTAAGAATAAATACGTGGCAGATAACACGTCCTTATCGTTACGCCAAAAAACGGAGATTCTTAAATTGCCACAAAATATTCAGGTGGTAAGTAGTTCCCTTTTGGGAGATCAACAAGTCACAAGTATCATGGACGGGCTGGTTCGAAATGTAAGTGGGGTGACGATGCTAGAGCATTGGGGGCACTTTGCTAGAGTCAATATGAGAGGCTTTAGGTTGCCAGCTTTTCGTAACGGGTTTAATGTAAACGACACATGGGGACCCTTGTCAGAAGATATGTCATTGGTAGAACAAGTTGAATTCGTAAAAGGGCCAGCTGGGTTTATGCTTGCTGCTGGTGAGCCAGGAGGTTTTTACAATGTGGTAACTAAAAAACCAACAGCAACACCCATAGCAAATGTTGCCCTAACCGTTGGTAGCTTTGATCTTTACCGCGGTGAAGTTGATTTAGGTGGAGCTTTAACAGAAGATAAAAAACTGCTTTATAGGTTCAATGGAATGTACCAAACTTCAGATAGCCATAGAGGAGATGAGGATGTGCAACGTTTTGCAATAGCTCCAGCTTTAACTTATAAGTTTTCGAAGAAAACATCTCTTACCGCAGAGCTGAATTACCAACAAGCTGAGAGTTACATAGGAGCAGCATATGTGTTTGCACCAGCTTCTGATGGGTATGCAAGTGTGGACAAAAATTTTAAAATGGTGGACACTAACTACCCTGCAACAGATATCTCAGAGGTAACATTTTTTGCCGATTTTACCCATCGGTTTTCGAATAACTGGGAAGGAACTATTCGTTATTCCCATCTAACATTTGATCAAGAAGGAAACTCAACTTGGTTGGTTAGTATGGCTGATAATGGAGATGCTATCCGATATGCAAGTATTTGGGATGCGCTTTCAGTAGGTAATTATGCGCAAGCTTTTGTAAATGGAGAAGCAAATACAGGAAGTGTTAGCCATACCATTTTAGGAGGTTTAGATTTTACAGATAAGGAATATTGGGCCGATTGGTCTCAGAGCGTTCCATATACAACTCCTTTCAATATTTACAATCCAACGTATGGTTATGATACCCCAGTTTTTGATAGGTCAAAGGAGCTGAAAGATAGGTCGGAAAGCCCTTATAATGGATATAAGTCAACGGCATTTTATCTACAAGACGAGCTTGGGTTTTTGAATGATAAAGTACGTTTGACTCTTGCTGGTAGATATACACATGTAAACTCAAATTGGAAAGATGAAGACGATAGCAAGTTCACTCCAAGGCTAGGGCTGAACGTAGATGTATTGCCAGGCATGACTGCCTACGCGCTTTATGACCAGTCTTTTATCCCTCAAGGAGGTGAAACGAAAGAAGGGGAGCCTTTTGTGCCAATAATAGGAGCTGATATTGAAGGAGGGGTTAAAAAATCCTTTTTTGATGGAAGATTAAGGACATCGATTGGTGTTTACCAAATAACAAAAGAGAATATGTTGGTGGGCGATCCTGAGCCAGATCCGGAATACCCCAACGCTCAAGTTCAACTGGGAGAGGTAACATCAAAAGGGTTTGAGTTTGATTTGCAAGGTGAAGTTGCTCCAGGGCTCAGCGTAGTATTCAATTACGCAAATACTAATGTAGAAATCACTGAAGATACAAACACTGAAAGAATAGGGACAAAAGTGGCAGGACATGCTAAACACGTAACCAATGGCTGGTTGACTTATTCATTTTCAGACAATTCCCCTGTAAAAGGTTTCGGTGCTTCTCTTGGCTATCAGTATCAGGTCGATCGCTCAACTTGGGCTTGGACAGCTGATAATCAGTCAGACTTGCCCGATTATTTTAGGCTAGATGGCGGGCTTTTTTGGGGAAATGAGAAGATGAAAGTCCAACTGAATGTGAATAACATATTAGACGAATATCTATATTCTGGAGCTAATTATGGTTCATATTTATATTGGCAGTCAGAGCCTGGCGTCAATGGACGCTTGAGGGTTTCTTACAAATTCAAATAA